One window of Jannaschia sp. CCS1 genomic DNA carries:
- a CDS encoding ABC-F family ATP-binding cassette domain-containing protein, producing MARPPLLQLSDIALTFGGDPVFSSLDLVVQAGDRMALVGRNGSGKSTLMKVMAGLVEADAGSRVLPDGTSVGYLEQDPDFAGFETLGDFALVTLGPSEAWRVEAAAEGLKLRLDARVDSASGGERRRAALARLLAEAPDLMLLDEPTNHLDIDAIEWLEGELKSTRAGFILISHDRAFLKALARGTLWLDRGVVRRRDGSYDGFEDWRDTVWAEEDMQRHKLDRKIKAEARWAVEGISARRKRNQGRVRALGDLRAERSAMIRRQGTAAMQLEAGTASGKRVIEARGISKTYGDAVILHPFDLRVLRGDRVAFVGPNGAGKTTLLKMLVGELAPDTGTVTLGTGLEMAVFDQTRSALDPNATLWDTLTNDPILGVSGRSDQVLVRGAARHVVGYLKDFLFDEAQARAPVRSLSGGEKARLLLARIMAKESNLLVLDEPTNDLDVETLDLLQDLLGDYPGTVLLVSHDRDFLDRVATTTVALEGAGRAVTYAGGWTDMLAQRGDKPRPDSEKARLRAAKPVAKPAEGAAKSVLSFTEKHRLEELPSVIARLEAEIAKLSNLLSDPQIYTTQAVKAQKASDALAERQALLEEAELEWLTLEEKAG from the coding sequence ATGGCCAGACCTCCTCTCTTGCAACTCTCCGATATCGCCCTCACGTTTGGCGGTGATCCGGTATTCTCCTCGCTCGATCTTGTGGTTCAGGCGGGCGACCGGATGGCACTGGTCGGGCGCAACGGCTCGGGCAAATCGACGTTGATGAAGGTCATGGCCGGGTTGGTGGAGGCCGATGCGGGCAGCCGGGTTCTGCCCGATGGCACCAGCGTGGGCTACCTCGAACAGGATCCGGATTTTGCGGGTTTTGAGACCCTGGGTGACTTCGCCCTGGTGACCCTTGGCCCGTCAGAGGCGTGGCGTGTTGAGGCGGCGGCGGAAGGCCTGAAATTGCGGCTGGACGCGCGGGTTGATTCGGCATCTGGCGGGGAGCGCCGCCGCGCGGCACTGGCGCGCTTGTTGGCCGAAGCGCCCGATCTGATGCTGCTGGATGAGCCCACGAACCACCTGGATATTGACGCCATCGAATGGTTGGAAGGTGAGCTGAAATCGACCAGGGCGGGGTTCATCCTGATCTCCCACGACCGGGCGTTTCTGAAGGCGCTCGCGCGGGGCACGTTGTGGCTGGACCGGGGCGTCGTGCGGCGGCGTGACGGCAGCTATGATGGGTTTGAGGATTGGCGCGACACCGTGTGGGCCGAAGAGGACATGCAAAGGCATAAGCTGGACCGGAAGATCAAGGCCGAGGCGCGATGGGCGGTGGAAGGCATCTCGGCCCGCCGCAAGCGCAACCAGGGTCGGGTGCGGGCGTTGGGGGATCTGCGGGCCGAACGCTCTGCCATGATCCGGCGGCAGGGCACGGCGGCGATGCAGTTGGAGGCCGGGACGGCATCCGGCAAGCGGGTCATTGAAGCGCGCGGAATTTCAAAGACTTACGGCGATGCGGTGATCCTGCATCCGTTCGATCTGCGGGTGTTGCGCGGCGACCGCGTGGCCTTTGTGGGTCCCAACGGGGCGGGCAAAACGACGCTCCTGAAAATGTTGGTGGGGGAGTTGGCACCCGACACCGGCACCGTGACCCTGGGCACGGGGTTGGAGATGGCGGTCTTCGATCAGACCCGCTCGGCACTTGATCCGAACGCGACGCTTTGGGACACGCTGACCAATGATCCGATCCTCGGCGTCTCGGGGCGGTCGGATCAGGTTCTGGTGCGCGGCGCCGCGCGCCATGTGGTGGGCTACCTCAAGGATTTCCTGTTCGATGAGGCTCAGGCGCGGGCCCCCGTGCGGTCGCTGTCGGGCGGTGAAAAGGCGCGGCTCCTACTGGCGCGGATCATGGCGAAGGAAAGCAATCTGCTGGTCCTCGACGAGCCGACGAACGATCTGGATGTAGAGACTCTGGATCTTCTGCAAGATCTTCTGGGCGATTACCCGGGCACCGTGCTTCTGGTGTCCCACGACCGTGATTTTCTGGACCGCGTCGCCACCACAACCGTTGCGTTGGAGGGCGCAGGCCGCGCCGTCACCTATGCGGGCGGCTGGACGGATATGTTGGCGCAACGGGGCGACAAGCCGCGCCCGGATTCTGAAAAGGCCCGTTTGAGAGCCGCGAAACCGGTAGCGAAACCTGCCGAGGGGGCGGCAAAATCTGTTTTGTCCTTTACCGAAAAGCACCGGTTGGAGGAATTGCCCTCGGTGATTGCGCGCCTTGAGGCGGAAATTGCGAAGCTTTCTAATCTGTTGTCAGACCCGCAGATTTACACGACCCAGGCCGTGAAGGCGCAAAAGGCCAGTGACGCGCTGGCGGAGCGGCAGGCCTTGCTGGAAGAGGCCGAGCTTGAATGGTTAACGCTGGAGGAGAAGGCCGGCTAA
- a CDS encoding DMT family transporter, producing MPTQALIMVLAGIGIPILAALNARLGANIGSPAAAATVLFIVAFVSAAMIMIVTGPEALRAIPMQPKHLFLAGVLVAFYVLSITYVAPTFGVGNAVFFVLLGQLISSAAIDHFGLFGAQVNAVTGLRLLGIAVMALGVAITQLSLSR from the coding sequence ATGCCAACCCAAGCCTTGATCATGGTCCTTGCAGGGATTGGCATCCCGATTCTCGCCGCCCTTAATGCGCGCCTGGGGGCCAATATCGGCTCCCCGGCCGCGGCGGCCACGGTGCTGTTTATCGTCGCCTTCGTGTCGGCAGCGATGATCATGATCGTGACCGGACCCGAGGCGCTGCGGGCCATTCCAATGCAACCCAAGCACCTGTTCCTGGCGGGTGTTCTTGTGGCGTTTTATGTTCTCAGCATCACCTATGTTGCGCCGACTTTCGGGGTCGGGAACGCGGTCTTCTTTGTCCTATTGGGGCAATTGATCAGTTCCGCCGCCATCGATCACTTCGGCCTGTTCGGCGCGCAAGTGAATGCGGTGACCGGTCTGCGATTGCTGGGAATTGCCGTGATGGCGCTTGGGGTGGCGATCACGCAACTCAGCCTGTCGCGTTAG
- a CDS encoding PaaI family thioesterase — MTPAQAQDALATHFAPWVQDLGLVVTEIEATHTMTRMPLTAPLMRTGGIVSGQALTAQADTTVILALAGYVGDFVPAGTVTLDTQFLRPGSGTAILCRAEIIRAGRTMAFARAELTAEETVKTVALATATMALP, encoded by the coding sequence ATGACGCCAGCCCAGGCGCAAGACGCGCTGGCCACGCATTTCGCGCCGTGGGTGCAGGATCTGGGCCTTGTCGTGACGGAGATCGAGGCCACGCATACGATGACGCGGATGCCCCTGACGGCGCCGTTGATGCGGACCGGCGGGATCGTCTCAGGCCAGGCGTTGACGGCCCAAGCGGACACGACGGTGATCCTCGCGCTGGCCGGATATGTCGGCGATTTTGTCCCTGCGGGCACGGTGACGTTGGACACCCAGTTCTTGCGACCGGGAAGCGGGACGGCGATCCTGTGCCGCGCCGAGATCATCCGCGCGGGCCGGACCATGGCGTTTGCCCGGGCGGAATTGACGGCCGAGGAGACAGTCAAGACGGTCGCCCTGGCCACGGCCACGATGGCGCTTCCGTGA
- a CDS encoding YybH family protein: MRVFALLLALVFPLTAQAQTNDTSNPIIARMAALVDAYNAQDLQAIGAIYHPEAALFAPGEAAILGREAIMQHYADAIAAGATEVQFRTFDIRPSEIMAVEIGETVVQVSGTGVVTRYMHVWEVDGDQILLTRDMYHVLGTQ, encoded by the coding sequence ATGCGCGTTTTTGCCCTCCTTCTCGCCCTCGTCTTCCCTCTCACAGCCCAGGCCCAGACCAACGACACCTCCAACCCGATCATCGCCCGCATGGCCGCGCTGGTGGACGCCTATAACGCGCAGGATCTGCAGGCCATCGGCGCGATCTATCATCCGGAGGCCGCGTTGTTCGCACCCGGCGAGGCCGCGATCCTTGGACGCGAGGCCATCATGCAGCACTACGCCGACGCCATCGCAGCGGGGGCCACCGAGGTGCAGTTCCGAACCTTTGATATCCGCCCTTCCGAGATCATGGCCGTCGAGATTGGCGAGACCGTGGTGCAGGTCAGCGGAACCGGCGTCGTGACCCGCTACATGCATGTGTGGGAGGTGGACGGCGATCAGATCCTGCTGACCCGGGACATGTATCACGTGTTGGGCACCCAATGA
- the parE gene encoding DNA topoisomerase IV subunit B → MADDLLSGAPDDQSYDASSIEVLEGLEPVRKRPGMYIGGTDERALHHLVAEVLDNSMDEAVAGYATRIEVELHADHAVTIRDNGRGMPFDPHPKFPGKSALEVILCTLHAGGKFSGKAYQTSGGLHGVGASVVNALSDSMVVQVARDRKVVEQRFSRGLPLGPVTEIGAAPNRRGTTTTFHADEQIFGSHRFKPARLMKMVQSKAYLFSGVEIRWKSAIDDGETPTEATFHFPGGLSDYLTETLGKTATYTEIPFAGKVEFQQRFNVPGSVEWAISWTPARDGFIQSFCNTVPTPEGGTHEAGFWAAILKGIRAYGELAGNKKAANITRDDIATGAGALVSCFIAEPEFVGQTKDRLATTEAQRLVEQAVRDHFDNWLGQNTKEAGAILDFLVLRAEERLRRRAEKETARKSATKKLRLPGKLVDCSQSARDGTELFIVEGDSAGGSAKMARNRKNQALLPLRGKILNVLGAASGKLTSNAEISDLCQALGVGMGTKFNIEDLRYDKIIIMTDADVDGAHIAALLMTFFFSQMRPMIDGGHLYLACPPLFRLTQGARRVYCLDEQERDEMMEKGLGGKGKIDVSRFKGLGEMDAKDLKETTMDPESRKLIRVSVDDDVPGETGDLVERLMGKKPELRFQYIQENARFVEELDV, encoded by the coding sequence ATGGCAGATGACCTCCTCTCCGGCGCGCCTGATGACCAGTCCTATGACGCCTCCTCCATCGAGGTGCTGGAAGGGCTGGAGCCGGTCCGCAAACGCCCCGGCATGTATATCGGCGGCACCGATGAACGCGCGCTCCATCACCTGGTCGCGGAAGTCCTCGACAATTCCATGGACGAGGCGGTCGCAGGCTACGCCACCCGCATCGAAGTCGAACTCCACGCCGACCACGCCGTCACCATCCGTGACAACGGGCGCGGCATGCCATTTGACCCGCACCCCAAGTTTCCCGGCAAATCCGCCCTCGAAGTGATCCTCTGCACCCTGCATGCGGGCGGCAAATTCTCCGGCAAGGCCTACCAGACCTCGGGCGGCCTGCACGGCGTCGGCGCGTCGGTCGTCAACGCGCTCTCGGACTCCATGGTCGTGCAGGTGGCCCGTGACCGCAAAGTGGTGGAACAACGCTTCTCCCGTGGCCTGCCCCTTGGCCCCGTCACCGAAATCGGCGCCGCTCCCAACCGCCGTGGCACCACGACCACCTTCCACGCCGACGAACAGATTTTTGGGTCCCACCGCTTCAAGCCCGCCCGCCTGATGAAGATGGTGCAGTCCAAGGCCTACCTCTTCTCCGGCGTCGAAATCCGTTGGAAATCGGCCATCGATGACGGTGAGACGCCCACGGAGGCCACCTTCCACTTCCCCGGTGGCCTGTCCGATTACCTCACGGAAACCCTCGGTAAAACAGCCACTTACACAGAAATCCCCTTCGCGGGCAAAGTCGAATTCCAGCAACGCTTCAACGTCCCCGGATCGGTCGAATGGGCGATCTCCTGGACGCCCGCGCGCGACGGCTTCATCCAGTCGTTCTGCAACACCGTCCCCACCCCCGAAGGCGGCACCCATGAGGCCGGGTTCTGGGCCGCGATCCTCAAAGGCATCCGCGCTTACGGAGAGCTGGCGGGCAACAAGAAGGCCGCCAACATCACCCGTGATGACATCGCCACCGGGGCGGGCGCGCTGGTGTCGTGTTTCATCGCCGAGCCGGAATTTGTCGGCCAGACCAAGGACCGTCTCGCCACGACGGAGGCGCAGCGGCTGGTCGAACAGGCCGTTCGCGATCATTTCGACAACTGGCTGGGGCAGAACACGAAGGAGGCCGGGGCGATCCTCGATTTCCTCGTGCTCCGCGCCGAAGAACGTCTGCGCCGCCGGGCCGAGAAGGAAACGGCGCGCAAATCCGCCACCAAAAAGCTGCGCCTGCCCGGCAAGCTGGTCGATTGCTCCCAATCCGCGCGCGACGGCACGGAATTGTTCATTGTGGAGGGCGACTCGGCCGGCGGCTCCGCCAAGATGGCGCGTAACCGCAAGAACCAGGCCCTCCTGCCCCTGCGCGGAAAAATCCTCAACGTGCTGGGGGCCGCCTCGGGCAAGCTGACCTCCAACGCCGAGATTTCCGATCTCTGCCAAGCCCTTGGCGTGGGCATGGGCACCAAGTTCAATATCGAGGATCTGCGCTACGACAAGATCATCATCATGACCGACGCCGACGTCGACGGCGCCCATATCGCGGCGCTGCTGATGACGTTCTTCTTCAGCCAGATGCGCCCGATGATAGACGGCGGACACCTCTACCTGGCCTGCCCGCCGCTGTTTAGGCTGACCCAAGGCGCGCGCCGCGTCTACTGCCTGGATGAGCAGGAGCGGGATGAGATGATGGAGAAGGGCTTGGGCGGCAAAGGCAAAATCGACGTCTCCCGGTTCAAGGGCCTGGGCGAGATGGACGCGAAGGACCTGAAAGAAACCACCATGGACCCGGAAAGCCGGAAGCTGATCCGGGTGTCCGTGGATGATGACGTGCCGGGTGAGACGGGCGATCTGGTCGAACGATTAATGGGCAAGAAACCAGAGTTGCGGTTCCAGTATATCCAGGAGAACGCGCGGTTCGTGGAGGAGTTGGATGTTTAA
- a CDS encoding multidrug effflux MFS transporter codes for MIATPAKTPPRLVTLILLAALSTMTLNMILPSLAAIARTFEAEYAVASLAIGGYLAVTAVVQLVVGPLSDRIGRRPVLLGGLVIFILASVLCMVAQNIWVFLAARMAQSAMSMGYAISLAVVRDTTEPRRAASVIGTIGTIMAIAPILGPVLGGVLDTYLGWRASFVVYALAGLAMLAWCWVDLGETRPERADARPSAVSAARTLLRLPAFRAYLACTALSTGGFFAFLAGVPFVATETFGITTARLGFFIGSITAGYMAGSFISSRLASGLALSTMMLAGRIVACTGLTCGLIALAFGIVTPLTFFGSTICVGMGNGLTMPSSNAGAMSVRPELAGSAAGFTGAATVACGAILTSVAGIIVPGPHAPATVLALMLAASLAALVAALAARRHETTP; via the coding sequence ATGATAGCCACGCCCGCAAAGACCCCGCCCCGGCTTGTCACGCTGATCCTGCTGGCGGCGCTGTCGACGATGACGCTCAACATGATCCTGCCCTCGCTTGCGGCCATCGCCCGCACCTTTGAGGCGGAATATGCCGTGGCGAGCCTTGCGATCGGCGGCTATCTGGCCGTGACCGCCGTGGTGCAGCTGGTCGTGGGGCCGCTCTCGGACCGGATCGGGCGGCGGCCGGTGCTCTTGGGGGGCTTGGTCATCTTCATCCTGGCCTCCGTCCTCTGCATGGTGGCGCAAAACATCTGGGTGTTCCTGGCCGCCCGTATGGCCCAGAGCGCCATGTCGATGGGCTACGCGATCTCCCTCGCCGTCGTGCGCGACACGACCGAGCCCCGCCGCGCCGCCTCGGTCATCGGCACAATCGGGACGATCATGGCGATCGCGCCGATCCTGGGACCGGTCCTGGGCGGCGTGCTGGACACGTATCTGGGTTGGCGGGCGAGCTTCGTCGTCTATGCGCTCGCGGGCCTCGCCATGCTGGCCTGGTGCTGGGTGGATCTGGGGGAAACGCGCCCCGAGCGGGCCGATGCGCGCCCCTCAGCGGTCTCTGCGGCGCGCACGCTCCTGCGCCTGCCCGCCTTCCGCGCCTATCTGGCCTGCACCGCGCTTTCCACCGGCGGCTTCTTCGCCTTTCTTGCGGGCGTCCCCTTCGTGGCGACCGAGACGTTCGGCATCACCACCGCACGCCTTGGGTTTTTCATCGGCTCAATCACTGCGGGGTATATGGCGGGCAGTTTCATCTCATCCCGGCTCGCGTCGGGCCTTGCGCTGTCGACGATGATGCTGGCGGGCCGGATCGTGGCCTGTACCGGGCTAACATGCGGCTTGATCGCGCTGGCCTTCGGGATCGTCACCCCCCTCACCTTCTTCGGCAGCACGATCTGTGTGGGTATGGGCAACGGCCTGACCATGCCGTCCAGCAATGCGGGTGCCATGTCCGTGCGGCCCGAGCTTGCGGGCAGTGCGGCGGGCTTCACCGGGGCCGCCACCGTGGCCTGCGGCGCGATCCTGACCAGCGTCGCGGGGATCATCGTCCCCGGCCCCCATGCGCCCGCCACCGTCCTCGCGCTTATGCTGGCGGCGTCGCTTGCCGCACTTGTGGCCGCACTCGCCGCCCGTCGGCACGAAACGACACCCTAG
- a CDS encoding DUF1007 family protein: MSLPAPAPRLAVPALAALCIGLWPSAPAAHPHIFVDAGLRLVMVGGTVTAVEVTWLYDELYTLILLEDYGLDPDFDLVLTEAEIAATLGFDLNWSHGFEGGLIMHRGDAELELGDPSPVSLELVGEGQIRTTHRRAVIDPGGAEALVAQVYDPEFYVAFEMIGEMVVEGAPCTPELIRADLDAAYAGLEAALDAIGGVIAAEDNFPRVGGLFADRVVFECAG, encoded by the coding sequence ATGAGTTTGCCCGCGCCCGCCCCCCGACTCGCCGTGCCTGCCCTGGCCGCGCTGTGCATCGGGCTCTGGCCGTCGGCGCCCGCCGCCCATCCGCATATCTTCGTCGATGCCGGTCTGCGCCTTGTGATGGTGGGGGGCACGGTGACGGCGGTTGAGGTGACCTGGCTATACGATGAGCTATACACCTTGATTTTGCTGGAGGATTACGGATTGGACCCGGATTTCGATCTGGTCCTTACGGAGGCGGAAATCGCCGCGACGCTGGGGTTTGACCTGAACTGGTCCCATGGGTTTGAAGGGGGGCTGATCATGCATCGCGGCGACGCGGAGCTGGAGCTGGGAGACCCGTCGCCGGTGTCGCTGGAATTGGTGGGAGAGGGGCAGATCCGCACCACCCACCGCCGCGCGGTCATTGATCCGGGCGGCGCGGAGGCGCTGGTGGCGCAGGTCTATGATCCGGAGTTCTACGTGGCCTTCGAGATGATAGGCGAGATGGTGGTGGAGGGCGCACCCTGCACGCCGGAGTTGATCCGCGCCGACCTTGATGCGGCCTATGCCGGGCTGGAGGCCGCGTTGGACGCCATCGGTGGCGTGATCGCGGCGGAGGATAATTTTCCGCGAGTGGGCGGGCTGTTCGCGGACCGGGTGGTGTTTGAATGCGCTGGCTGA